In the genome of Pseudomonadota bacterium, the window TCAATGAGGGGATCATTGCCGAGGAACTCCCTGTTTACGTCTATGGTGGTTTTGTCATCGAAGACATATATGAAGTCATACAATGATACATAATCGGTCAGCGGGAACTGGAATCGGCCTTCATGCGATCCTGGAGTACCACCCAAAATGCCCCGTGATATGTTGACCAGGGGGAATTCGTCCGGTGTCCCTTTGCAGGCCTTTTTTCTGGCAAGAAGAGGGGTGACTTCGCCTGACAACCCGGCTATATAGTGCTCGATCATCAGTGCGTCAGGCCTGAAGAAATCAAATGAGCCAGCAATAGCCCTTTTTCGGTATTCAAGGATATCATCAAGGCTTGTCTCATGGAGATACCGGGGAGATAAAGAACCGCCTTCGCCAGTTATCACTTTTTTTACACTCGGGAGCTTGATGACTTCAATACCTTGTCTCAACAGGATATGAGGCACCGATGTGCCCGACACGACAAGAAAATCAATATCGGGCCGCCATTTTTTTATGCCAGTAATAATCGCCAGGACCCTGAAGGTGTGACCAAGGCCTATAGAATTATGTGTGTAAATGAGGATGCGGTGAATACGGTTTGACAAAATAGCTCCGTTTAATGCAGTCTATAAAAGAGATTTATATATGTCAAACAATTAATCAGGGGTTATCAGGTAAGCCTACGGTATGAAACGTTTTCTTTCAAAAACGCTTAACATATATGATCAGGAAATTAGAAAATTCCTCTGGATAGGCGCTATCTTTTTCGGCATCTTCTTTATCATGGCCATTTTCCGTAGCTATGTGGATACCACATTTCTCAAACGCTATGGCGCCGGCTCTATTCCGCTCATGCTGCTCATTAACGGTGTCGTGACCATCGTTGTTTTCGGATTTATGAATCGTCTCAATATGAAATTCCCCGATCATAGACTCCTGAGCGGTTTTCTTATACTATGCGCCCTTGCGATAACAATCCTCTTTTTTATGATTCAGGGGGGGAGTATAATCGCCTATCCGGTACTTTTTCAAATCCTGAACCTCCAGGACTCGTTTTTTTTGGTATACCTCTGGAACATGGCATGCGATCTCTTTGATGCCCGTCAGGGAAAACGCATTTTCCCCCTCATTATGGCGGGACAGGTGCTGGGAACCACGCTGGGGAGTTTTATCGTGGCGCCCCTTGCTTCATACGCCGGATATGAGCCTCTCCTTATTATCACCTCGGCAGGTTACTTTGCTATCGCATCGGCGATGGCCTTTTCGGCTGGAAGGATGGTCGGTTCCCTTGCCCCTGAAAAAACAGAAGAAAAGACGTTAAGTAAAGGCCCGGCGGAAATCTTGTCTATCATGAGGCAGTATCCCATTATACGCTATCTGATTATATCGGGCCTTATTCCGAATATCCTGCTGCCTGTCTTTACATATCAGTTCAGCGTTATTGCCCAGCACAGCTTTACCTCAGAGCACTCTCTGCTGACCTTCCTCAGTGTATTCAGGGGGGGTACAACGCTGATAAGTTTCATTCTCCTTTTTGTAATGGGTCGTGCCTATACAAGAATGGGGCTGCCCAACGCATCAATGATTCAGCCGTTAAATTTTGTTTGTGTTTTTACTGCGCTGACTCCCTTTTTCAATATATTTACGGCAGCATATGGCCAGTTTTCCACCATATTCATCCAGAGGGCCATTGCCGGACCTGCCAACAAAGTCCTCTTTAATGTGGTGCCTGAGACTGTCGCAGCATGGAGCCGTGTATTTGTAAGGGGAACCGTAATAAAGGCAGCTGTCATTATAGGCGCCCTTATCATGGTTGTACTGAAGCATGTGGTAAGTGCAAAAGGGTTGGCCCCTGTTGCAGCCGTAATTGCTCTGTATTGGATTTTCGAGACCGTTCTTTTCAAAAGACGATACAAAGAGGGGCTTAAACAGGTGCTCATGGACGGAGGTATCGATTTCGACCGTATCGAATCAGAGATTGCCATGGAACAGGATGTAACGCCTATGGTTTTCCAGGCCTGCAGTATTGCCACCGGGCAGCACAAAGGCCGCAGGGAGATGGTATGTCATGAGGATATCACGCCCGAAATAGCGCTGAAACAATTGAACAGCAAAGACGACCTTGTACGGGCTGAGGCGGTGGTTTTCTTCGGCGGCCATCGTGACCCGCGGGCCATTAACCGCTTGATTCAGAGCCTCGATGACAAGGAGGTAGTCAGGGAAAGGGCTGTCGAATCCATTGCCGCCTATGGCGAAGGTGCCAGGCCATTTCTCGAAACAGCTTTACTGGACAGCCCTATAAGGATTCAACTGGGTATCATTGAGGCCATGAGATGTTCAGGCATGAAGGATTTTAATGTAACGCCTTTTATGTTCAAGGTATTAACAACAGCATACAACAATTTGATTGCAGCGGAAGCTCTTTCGCGTCATCCCGGCTCACATAGCTACGATATGCTGAAGACCCACCTTTATGAACAGAATGAAGAGATCATGGGCGCTGTCTTTTATGCCCTTTGGGTACGCTATGACGATATGAGATTGATGTATGAGTCCCTCCGCACCGGCAAGGCTTCTGCTGCTGTGGAGATGGTGGAGACATCCATCGACAGGGAGACGGCAAGGTATCTCATCCCCCTCATCGATGAGATACCTTTTGCCGAAAAGATAGAGCGTGGGAGACAGGTTCTACCTCTCTTACAAACAAACGATATTGCCTATATCTTTTCCGGGTTAACAAGAAGCGATGACCCTGTCACAAGGATGCTCGTGGCGTATGCCGTAGGTGAACATATGCCCAATATGAGTTTTTACCCTGTTGCAGAATGGCTTCTCGATGATCGGGATGAAGGGGTGAGGCAGGCTGCTGCCTATGCAGTACAACGGTGCATGAAAGGAGACGCAAAGATGCCTGAAATTATTTATGATATGGACATTTTGAAAAAGGAGGCCCTTTTTAAGGGCA includes:
- a CDS encoding HEAT repeat domain-containing protein — encoded protein: MKRFLSKTLNIYDQEIRKFLWIGAIFFGIFFIMAIFRSYVDTTFLKRYGAGSIPLMLLINGVVTIVVFGFMNRLNMKFPDHRLLSGFLILCALAITILFFMIQGGSIIAYPVLFQILNLQDSFFLVYLWNMACDLFDARQGKRIFPLIMAGQVLGTTLGSFIVAPLASYAGYEPLLIITSAGYFAIASAMAFSAGRMVGSLAPEKTEEKTLSKGPAEILSIMRQYPIIRYLIISGLIPNILLPVFTYQFSVIAQHSFTSEHSLLTFLSVFRGGTTLISFILLFVMGRAYTRMGLPNASMIQPLNFVCVFTALTPFFNIFTAAYGQFSTIFIQRAIAGPANKVLFNVVPETVAAWSRVFVRGTVIKAAVIIGALIMVVLKHVVSAKGLAPVAAVIALYWIFETVLFKRRYKEGLKQVLMDGGIDFDRIESEIAMEQDVTPMVFQACSIATGQHKGRREMVCHEDITPEIALKQLNSKDDLVRAEAVVFFGGHRDPRAINRLIQSLDDKEVVRERAVESIAAYGEGARPFLETALLDSPIRIQLGIIEAMRCSGMKDFNVTPFMFKVLTTAYNNLIAAEALSRHPGSHSYDMLKTHLYEQNEEIMGAVFYALWVRYDDMRLMYESLRTGKASAAVEMVETSIDRETARYLIPLIDEIPFAEKIERGRQVLPLLQTNDIAYIFSGLTRSDDPVTRMLVAYAVGEHMPNMSFYPVAEWLLDDRDEGVRQAAAYAVQRCMKGDAKMPEIIYDMDILKKEALFKGITIKGYKAIASIATQKFYKAGDILIGEGKEVLSLYIITDGQVHVFTHYGTDRQQLMGTLTDGDVMGELYLFSHLPAGETYVVASDFLEALVFNRHAFYEIMNLHPQIGINLCRQFSVRLAGEKNKSQGQ